From Brachionichthys hirsutus isolate HB-005 chromosome 16, CSIRO-AGI_Bhir_v1, whole genome shotgun sequence, a single genomic window includes:
- the mif4gdb gene encoding MIF4G domain-containing protein B, protein MENTADDYRIQSFDLDVQMLLKTALKDPSSVNLEKVSNIIVDQSLKDRVFSKEAGRICFTIVQAEAKQSNGIVFRRNLLTRLQQEFNKREETRQHSPREWVCYVTFICNIFDYLKVNNMPMVALIHPVFDCLTRLAQPDALENEEEMDCLVLQLHRIGEQLEKVNCPRMNDLFFLLRDGLLLQDRLPSMSRLLLLEILEFRAGGWMLSNTAHKYYYSEIPD, encoded by the exons ATGGAAAACACTGCTGATGACTACAGGATCCAGTCGTTCGACCTGGATGTACAGATGTTGCTGAAAACAGCCTTGAAAG ACCCAAGTTCAGTGAACCTAGAGAAGGTATCCAACATCATCGTCGACCAGTCTTTAAAGGACCGGGTGTTCAGCAAAGAGGCCGGGCGCATCTGCTTCACCATCGTGCAG GCCGAGGCCAAGCAGAGCAACGGAATCGTGTTCAGGAGGAACTTGTTGACCCGGCTCCAGCAGGAGTTCAACAAGCGGGAGGAGACCAGGCAGCACTCGCCGCGGGAGTGGGTGTGCTACGTCACGTTCATCTGCAACATCTTTGACTACCTCAAG GTGAACAACATGCCGATGGTGGCGCTGATCCATCCTGTGTTCGACTGCCTCACGAGGCTGGCCCAGCCGGATGCTCTGGAGAACGAGGAGGAG ATGGACTGCctggtgctgcagctgcatcGCATCGGcgagcagctggagaaggtgAACTGCCCCCGGATGAACGATCTGTTCTTCCTGCTGCGGGATGGCTTGCTGCTCCAGGATAGGCTCCCCTCCATGTCCCGTCTGCTTCTGCTGGAGATTCTGGAGTTCCGGGCTGGCGGTTGGATGCTGAGCAACACCGCCCACAAATACTACTACAGTGAAATACCCGACTAG
- the slc25a19 gene encoding mitochondrial thiamine pyrophosphate carrier → MVGYDPSAEGMCPSPEEAALAGSFSGMVTRALVNPLDLLKIRFQLQIEPVSSHRPEGKYSGLIQAFRCILKEEGFSAFWKGHIPAQLLSISFGAVQFASFEFLTKTVHKTMPYDGQTAGVHFMCGGLSACSATVVCQPLDTLRTRFAAQGEPKVYSNLRHAVTTMYRAEGAVAFYRGLIPTLVAVFPHAGMQFFFYNIFKKLTAPIQKKENSGGHLRSLVCGSGAGVISKTITYPFDLFKKRLQVGGFEVARVHFGQVRQYSGVVDCVAQIAREEGVRGFFKGLSPSLVKAALATGFTFFWYELFLDVMRNLGRGRTTNVPTKEEGG, encoded by the exons ATGGTGGGCTACGACCCCAGCGCTGAGGGCATGTGCCCCTCCCCGGAGGAGGCAGCCCTGGCCGGCTCGTTTTCCGGCATGGTCACCCGAGCTCTTGTCAACCCCTTAGATCTGCTTAAAATCAGATTTCAG CTCCAGATTGAGCCCGTGTCTTCGCACAGGCCAGAGGGGAAGTACTCGGGTTTAATCCAGGCATTCCGCTGCATTCTCAAAGAGGAGGgcttctctgctttctggaAGGGCCACATCCCTGCGCAGCTTCTCTCCATCAGCTTCGGGGCTGTGCAG TTCGCAAGCTTTGAGTTTCTTACCAAGACGGTCCACAAGACGATGCCGTACGACGGCCAGACGGCTGGAGTTCACTTCATGTGTGGcggtttgtctgcctgttccGCAACAGTAGTCTGCCAGCCTCTGGACACGCTACGGACTCGCTTCGCAGCTCAGGGAGAACCCAAG GTGTACAGCAACCTGCGACACGCTGTGACCACAATGTACCGGGCAGAGGGAGCGGTGGCGTTTTACCGAGGCCTGATTCCAACACTGGTTGCAGTTTTTCCTCACGCTGGGATGCAGTTCTTCTTCtacaatatatttaaaaagctgACTGCGCCaatacaaaaaaaggaaaactcagGAG GACACCTGAGGAGTCTGGTCTGTGGCAGTGGAGCCGGAGTAATCAGTAAAACAATCACTTACCCTTTTGACCTCTTCAAGAAGCGGCTGCAGGTGGGGGGCTTTGAGGTGGCCAGAGTTCACTTCGGACAG GTGCGGCAGTATAGCGGAGTGGTGGACTGCGTGGCTCAGATAGCCAGAGAGGAGGGCGTGCGAGGCTTCTTTAAAGGACTCTCACCCAGCCTTGTGAAGGCCGCACTCGCCACGGGCTTCACCTTTTTCTGGTACGAGCTTTTCCTCGACGTCATGCGAAACCTCGGGAGGGGACGGACAACAAATGTCCCCACCAAAGAGGAAGGAGGATAA
- the pitpnc1a gene encoding cytoplasmic phosphatidylinositol transfer protein 1 → MPFVCLLVCLLPVFQYRIGQLYMISKHSHEQSERGEGVEVVQNEPYEDPEHGSGQFTEKRIYLNNKLPSWARAVVPKIFYVTEKAWNYYPYTITEYTCSFLPKFSIHIETKYENNKGINDNIFSSEPREEETEVWVVDIAYDEISERHYKESEDLRYFKSKKTDRGLLQEGWIDNQDPIMCSYKLVSVKFEVWGLQTRVEQFVHKVIRDVLLLGHRQAFAWVDEWIDMTMEEVREYERATQEATNLKIGTFPPIISISENALPSSARSGPNSAPSTPLSTEAPEFLSVPKDRPRKKSAPETLTLPDPGRRDSIFKLPSFFSWNSSPQPE, encoded by the exons atgccctttgtttgtttgttggtttgtctcCTGCCTGTCTTTCAGTACCGGATCGGCCAACTGTACATGATCAGCAAACACAGTCATGAGCAGAGTGAACgtggggagggggtggaggTCGTCCAGAACGAGCCGTATGAGGACCCGGAACACGGATCGGGCCAGTTCACCGAGAAACGTATCTACCTCAACAA TAAGCTGCCGAGTTGGGCCAGAGCTGTCGTCCCCAAAATCTTCTATGTCACTGAAAAGGCTTGGAACTACTACCCTTACACCATCACAG AGTACACA tGCTCCTTCCTGCCCAAGTTTTCCATCCACATAGAGACCAAATACGAGAACAACAAAGGGATCAATGATAAT ATCTTCAGCAGCGAgcccagagaggaagagacagaggtgTGGGTCGTGGACATCGCCTACGATGAGATCTCTGAGCGCCACTACAAGGAGTCAGAG GACCTGCGGTACTTTAAGTCAAAGAAGACCGACCGGGGCCTCCTGCAGGAAGGATGGATCGACAACCAAGACCCCATCATGTGCTCCTACAAACTGGTCAGCGTCAAGTTTGAAGTCTGGGGCCTGCAAACGCGTGTGGAGCAGTTTGTGCACAAG GTGATCCGAGATGTCCTACTTTTAGGACACCGGCAGGCCTTTGCCTGGGTGGATGAGTGGATTG ACATGACCATGGAGGAGGTCAGAGAGTACGAGCGTGCCACACAGGAGGCCACCAACTTAAAGATTGGCACCTTCCCccccatcatctccatctccgaGAACGCTTTGCCATCCAGTGCCCGAAGCGGCCCTAACAGCGCCCCGTCCACGCCCCTCTCCACAGAAGCTCCCGAGTTCCTGTCGGTGCCAAAGGACCGTCCCAGGAAGAAGTCGGCGCCGGAGACGTTAACCTTGCCCGATCCGGGCCGCAGGGATTCAATCTTCAAACTGCCCAGCTTCTTCTCCTGGAACTCCAGTCCACAGCCAGAATGA
- the LOC137906130 gene encoding uncharacterized protein, giving the protein MFSQSEVQALIEQEVCSAVKKSETILQGLTETFQQLDSAIDYENTIRKLEDRINIVTQRAEAALKCMTKEKIPVPSLADGHTNRLDSGEAAELTPQNNDTNGTENSGELFEFMKLTRKTPDKMHHDNKALMAATGDLKEAAAPVVIAHGSSNSQKKADLGKEKDSEAPMNSEDTVKERASPVNGSHLEHKSDQTKTKAMYPPLPPTIFPSILIPETASYNIPQKPVVRLALIRNPANLSVLWDVAEVDPSAPPMDSYSVLMTMETAKGSGVFSKWNTVGEVTAIPLPICVMISNYKPGHKVCVAVVGKDKFGRDGPYSEVVTASIPDS; this is encoded by the exons ATGTTTTCCCAATCTGAA GTACAGGCTCTGATTGAGCAGGAGGTTTGCAGTGCAGTGAAGAAGAGTGAAACCATTCTGCAGGGCCTAACGGAAACGTTTCAACAGCTGGATAGTGCTATTGACTATGAAAACACCATCCGAAAACTAGAA GATCGAATTAACATAGTGACCCAAAGAGCAGAAGCAGCTCTGAAGTGCATGACAAAGGAAAAG ATCCCAGTTCCGTCTCTTGCTGATGGGCACACCAACAG GTTAGACTCTGGTGAAGCTGCAGAACTCACGCCGCAGA ACAATGACACAAATGGCACGGAAAACAGCGGAGAGCTCTTTGAATTTATG AAACTCACCAGGAAGACCCCCGATAAAATGCATCACGATAATAAAG CTTTGATGGCTGCCACAGGGGATCTGAAGGAGGCGGCGGCTCCTGTAGTTATTGCTCACGGCTCTTCTAACTCTCAG AAAAAGGCAGATTTAGGAAAAGAGAAGGACAGTGAGGCACCCATGAATTCGGAAGACACAGTGAAAGAACGTGCGTCTCCTGTTAATGGCTCCCATCTAGAACACAAGTCAgaccag ACCAAGACGAAGGCCATGtatcctcctcttccacccACCATCTtcccctccatcctcatcccgGAAACGGCCTCATACAACATCCCCCAGAAACCAGTGGTGCGTCTGGCACTCATCAGGAACCCCGCCAACCTCTCTGTGCTCTGGGACGTGGCGGAGGTGGATCCCTCTGCGCCCCCCATGGACAGTTACAG CGTCTTAATGACCATGGAAACAGCCAAAGGCAGTGGCGTCTTCTCAAAGTGGAACACCGTTGGTGAGGTCACTGCAATCCCTCTGCCCATATGTGTGATGATCAGCAACTACAAGCCTGGGCACAAGGTGTGTGTCGCCGTGGTGGGCAAAGACAAGTTCGGCCGAGACGGACCCTACAGTGAAGTTGTAACGGCATCCATACCTGACAGTTGA
- the LOC137905860 gene encoding epithelial membrane protein 2-like, whose protein sequence is MLIILFLITLFHVAATILVLVATIHNAWWVVSPAGRDAIYTDLWYSCNATCYSIDHSHTTDASYLQAVQATMILATIFCCISFFVFILQLFKIQQGERFIFTAVIQLLASLCVMIAASIYTAQKNSFHAAGLQKGSYGSSYILAWISFPMTLISGLMYLVLRKRK, encoded by the exons ATGTtgatcatcctcttcctcatcacccTCTTCCATGTGGCTGCAACAATTCTAGTGCTTGTTGCAACTATTCACAAT GCCTGGTGGGTGGTGTCGCCAGCTGGACGGGATGCGATCTACACTGACTTGTGGTACTCCTGTAATGCCACCTGCTATTCTATAGACCACAGCCACACAACCGATGCTT CCTATCTGCAGGCCGTCCAGGCCACCATGATCCTGGCCACCATTTTTTGTTGCATCAGCTTCTTCGTCTTCATCCTTCAGCTCTTTAAGATACAACAGGGAGAACGATTCATTTTCACTGCCGTCATCCAGCTGTTGGCCT CTCTATGTGTGATGATTGCAGCATCCATCTACACCGCTCAGAAAAACAGTTTTCATGCGGCCGGTCTTCAGAAAGGCTCCTACGGCTCCTCCTACATCCTCGCCTGGATCAGCTTCCCCATGACACTCATCAGCGGCCTCATGTACCTGGTGCTCAGGAAACGCAAATAG